In Onychostoma macrolepis isolate SWU-2019 chromosome 06, ASM1243209v1, whole genome shotgun sequence, one DNA window encodes the following:
- the cfap52 gene encoding cilia- and flagella-associated protein 52, translating into MAEDAQEVPQIALEAVIGFNGHVFSGLNVHPDKEHLVYPLGCTVIIKSLRSGKQTFLHGHTNNISCISVSKSGRYIASGQVTFMGFKADIIIWDYEKKEIYTRLVLHKARVEDLSFSPNDKYLVSLGGQDDGSIVVWNIESKEAICGSPASAQSAGHCLTIEYTNLNDEIFVSAGSGTLRVWELDLPNRKIRPTECQTGQLKRIVKCLEIPNDDNYFYCGTTSGDILKVNLKTRLLNSCGPVKQKFSKGVNTLKVLKTGDILVGSGDGMLSLCSGGNFKTIKSVQLEGGVTSVTLRGDGQQFYVGTEAAQIYSLGYIDFKPELIATNHNSAVKDVAFPFGTSELFATCSQNDIRVWHTESSKELLRIMVPNITCNALGFMQDGRSIFSAWNDGKIRVFTPESGKLKLIIHNAHSMGVTAIAATNDCKRIVSGGGEGQVRVWEIFQDSYRLIETMKEHKATVNCIKIKSNDKECVTASSDGACIIWDLVRFVRNQMVLSNTLFSVVCYHPEEFQIITSGTDRKIGYWEVYDGSAIRELEGSLSGAINGMHISEEGKYFVTGGDDKLLKLWHYSDGEVTHVGVGHSGSITNVRICPNSRCIVSTSADGAILRWRYPQTLNSE; encoded by the exons ATGGCAGAAGACGCGCAAGAAGTCCCTCAGATCGCATTAGAGGCtgttattggttttaatg GTCATGTGTTTTCTGGACTCAATGTGCATCCAGACAAAGAACATCTCGTTTATCCTCTTGGCTGCACTGTTATCATTAAGAGTCTGAGAAGTGGGAAACAAACTTTCCTCCATGGCCATACAAACAACATCTCTTGCATTTCTGTGTCCAAAAGTGGACGCTATATTGCATCTGGACAGGTCACTTTCATGGGCTTTAAG GCTGATATTATTATCTGGGACTATGAGAAGAAGGAGATTTATACCCGTCTTGTGCTTCATAAAGCTAGGGTTGAAGATCTCAGCTTCTCCCCAAATGATAAGTATCTGGTATCTTTGGGTGGACAGGATGATGGCAG TATAGTAGTATGGAACATCGAGAGTAAGGAGGCTATATGTGGCAGTCCTGCTTCAGCACAGAGTGCTGGTCACTGCCTCACCATCGAGTACACCAACCTGAACGATGAAATCTTTGTCTCTGCTGGAAG tggaaCTCTGCGTGTATGGGAGCTTGATTTGCCCAACAGAAAGATCCGGCCCACAGAATGCCAGACTGGACAGCTCAAAAGAATTGTCAAATGCCTAGAG ATCCCAAACGATGATAATTATTTCTACTGTGGAACTACTAGTGGGGATATTCTGAAAGTGAACCTGAAGACAAGGTTGCTCAACAGCTGTGGTCCTGTTAAACAAAAATTCAGCAAG GGAGTGAACACTCTTAAAGTCTTGAAGACTGGTGATATTTTAGTTGGATCAGGAGATGGGATGTTGTCTTTGTGCTCAGGAGGGAATTTCAAAACCATTAA GAGTGTTCAGTTGGAGGGAGGGGTGACATCAGTGACCCTGCGTGGAGATGGGCAGCAGTTCTACGTCGGGACAGAAGCTGCACAGATCTACAGTTTAGGCTACATTGACTTCAAACCAGAACTTATTGCAACAAATCATAACAGTGCAGTAAAAGACGTGGCCTTTCCATT TGGGACGTCAGAGCTGTTTGCCACCTGTTCACAGAATGATATTCGAGTGTGGCATACTGAGTCCTCCAAGGAGCTTCTGCGTATCATGGTGCCTAACATAACATGCAACGCTCTGGGCTTCATGCAGGACGGCAGGAGCATCTTCAGTG CTTGGAATGATGGGAAGATTCGTGTGTTCACCCCAGAGAGTGGGAAGCTGAAGCTGATCATTCATAATGCCCACAGTATGGGAGTGACTGCCATAGCAGCGACCAATGACTGCAAGAGGATTGTCAGTGGAGGGGGAGAAGGACAG GTTAGAGTCTGGGAGATATTCCAGGACTCATATCGTCTCATCGAGACCATGAAGGAGCACAAAGCCACGGTTAACTGCATTAAGATCAAGAGTAACGACAAGGAGTGTGTGACAGCCAGCTCTGATGGAGCTTGCATCATTTGGGACCTGGT GAGGTTCGTGAGGAATCAAATGGTCTTGTCCAACACCCTGTTCAGTGTTGTATGTTACCACCCTGAGGAATTCCAGATCATCACCAGTGGCACTGACAGAAAG ATTGGCTACTGGGAGGTGTATGATGGTTCTGCAATCAGAGAACTCGAGGGCTCCTTGTCTGGAGCTATAAATGGCATGCACATTTCTGAGGAGGGAAAATATTTTGTGACTG GTGGAGATGACAAATTACTGAAGCTCTGGCACTATTCTGATGGTGAAGTGA